Proteins encoded in a region of the Marmota flaviventris isolate mMarFla1 chromosome 3, mMarFla1.hap1, whole genome shotgun sequence genome:
- the Fam149a gene encoding protein FAM149A gives MLFEGKVSPQTQNLVAECGEWARRSLHLRVLGRQLILPTDEGFQHFQGNVPSSAGHKPLPDAPECSSNIQQLCISGSQIIPATLSASALPGPVGTGTAHLTACSSLEEEVYDMDGKVEEYFAFDKKEDGDERLGQKPAHRGRNWHKHGLPPISPHDCIKDAVAAEVFDHVWKNVVEILEELIRKNWETTLKEGKKQKEKLKVAENRPPQVLLSRLSTDVASVPPSRSSEARSLPMASHLNLPQIHRFSNNFYSDLNGVMTIQAKPLQQRPMYFVDRTQNEQEDKSSSVGASAPSSTRLRLARISDAHRLQTSARKIPAHRRLPSLTSDSQRIKTPNVYSDEILRGTKLQTGLDHVSSPPVQTSWSRLPPIGSEAGEQITAVSGSRSISYRGRYPPNHVSSAMPDGIERSPLREKTITLEQLSRPNTTHTFRSDTPRKGSLTTMEFAGHTWTGQSILIGSQYLPKSFQRTTVTSRKRFQVAS, from the exons ATGCTATTTGAGGGGAAAGTAAGCCCTCAGACCCAGAATCTAGTGGCTGAATGTGGTGAATGGGCAAGAAGATCCCTCCATCTGAG AGTATTAGGAAGACAGCTTATCCTGCCAACTGATGAAGGGTTCCAACACTTCCAGGGCAATGTGCCTAGTTCTGCTGGCCACAAACCCTTACCTGATGCCCCAGAATGCAGCAGCAACATCCAACA GTTGTGCATCTCTGGTTCTCAAATAATCCCAGCCACACTCTCAGCCTCTGCCCTGCCAGGCCCTGTAGGCACAGGGACTGCCCACCTCACAGCATGTTCATCCCTGGAAGAAGAGGTTTACGATATGGATGGAAAGGTGGAAGAATATTTTGCTTTTGACAAAAAAGAGGA TGGCGATGAACGTCTTGGACAGAAACCAGCTCACCGTGGCAGGAATTGGCATAAACATGGACTTCCTCCTATTTCCCCTCATGACTGTATCAAAGATGCTGTGGCAGCAGAAGTGTTTGATCATGTCTGGAAAAATGTGGTAGAAATATTAGAAGAACTGATTAGGAAAAACTGGGAAACTACACTTAAAG aagggaaaaaacagaaagaaaagttgAAAGTCGCAGAAAATAGACCTCCACAGGTACTCCTCTCCCGGCTGAGCACTGATGTGGCTAGCGTCCCCCCATCCAGGAGTTCTGAAGCTCGCAGCTTGCCCATGGCTTCTCATCTTAATCTACCCCAG ATTCATCGCTTCTCCAACAATTTCTACAGTGATTTGAATGGTGTGATGACAATTCAAGCAAAACCACTCCAGCAGAGACCTATGTATTTTGTGGATAGAACACA GAATGAACAAGAGGACAAATCATCTAGTGTGGGCGCCAGTGCTCCGTCCTCTACACGGCTCCGCCTGGCTAGAATCTCAGATGCTCACAGATTACAGACTTCTGCCAGGAAAATACCAGCGCACCGGAGGCTGCCTTCTCTTACTTCAGATTCACAGAGAATAAAAACCCCCAATGTGTACAGTGATGAAATTCTTAGGGGAACAAAACT GCAAACTGGCCTAGACCACGTGTCTTCCCCACCGGTTCAAACCTCCTGGAGCAGGTTGCCCCCAATAGGCTCAGAGGCTGGGGAGCAGATCACAGCTGTTTCTGGATCCCGCTCCATTTCC TACAGGGGAAGGTATCCCCCAAACCACGTGTCAAGTGCAATGCCTGATGGCATAGAAAGATCCCCTCTCCGAGAAAAAACCATTACCCTGGAACAACTTTCAAGGCCCAACACAACCCATACATTCCGG TCGGATACACCTCGAAAAGGTTCACTTACAACGATGGAATTTGCTGGTCACACATGGACAGGTCAAAGTATTTTGATAG